TAACCGTCGAAAACTGTTCAGGAATTCTGGATGTGCATAACAATTACGCGTTAGTGTATGTAAACGATCACGATGGAGATGTTACAATACGCAATAGTAGTGGTAAAGTAACAGTACTAAGGATATCGGGGAATACCGAAATCGAAAACAACTACAAAGAAATTCGTTTCGAAGATATTGGCGGCAATCTTATAATCAACTCGGGTAGTAGTCCTATTGAGGGCCGTAACGTGGCTGGCCGGTGTGACATTCGATCATCATACAAACCCATCAGCGTGAAAAAGGTTATGGGCAACCTCACCATTAAAGGAAACAGCTCACAAGTAAGTGTGGAAGACATCAAGGGAGACGCAACCATCGAAACCAGTTATAAGCGGATAGAAGTCGACAGCGTCGGTGGAACATTAAAAATCATTGGTAACTCTTGCCCTGTGTATGTAAATAATATTGGGAAAAATGCTTCGATAAGAACCTCCTACAAAGAAGTCGTAGTAAATAATGTCAGGGGTGAACTTGATTTGAATGCGGGATCATCCACCGTGTCTGTGGAAAATGTAAAATCCGATGTCTATATTCGATCGACCTACAAGGACATCGACGTGAAGAATATTGACGGTGGATTAGAAATTGAAGGAGGTTCTTCAACAGTAACTGTGCAAGGGGTTAATAAAGATGTAAATATCCGTACAACATATAAACCCATTGATGTCAGGGATGTGGGTGGCCATTTAACAATAAACGGTAGTTCATGCAGCGTTCGGGCCACAAATGTAGTCGGAAATATCGACATAACCAATTCATACAAATACGTTATTTTAAAAGGAACGAGCGGATCGATAACGGTTCGCGGCCAGAGCAGCCCCATTGAAGTCTCCCGTATTAAAAACATCCCCAAGGATGGTCATATCGAGCTGATTACCACTTATAAACCGATCAAATTATTTATTCCTTCCGATTTTGATATAGCTATCAATGCCCGTACGCAATATGGAGAGATTACATCCGACTTTCCGGTCTATCTTACTGGGGATCGGTCGAAAAAAATTAGTATCGAATTAGGCAAAGGAACCATCCCGGTTCGTCTGGAAACCAGCAGTGATATTACGATTCGGAGGGAGTGAGGTTAGAAACCCGCTGTTGGAGAAAAGAGGTTAGAGATTAGCTGCCAAGTGCTCCAACTTAGTTAGTATCTGAACGAAAACTCTTTGCCCATACCACTCATTGTCATTTCGATCCCGCCAGGGCGGAAGAGAAATCTTATGAGTTTCTATAATTTTAATATCTTAGCATTATTTCGTGAAAAAGATTTCTCCTCAGCTTCGCTAGATATGTATGTTTTTATATACTTAGTCCCTAACAAATCCAAAAAGCAATACCAACCACTACCTTAGGACTGAGCCCTGATCTAACTATTTACAAGGCTTTTGCTATTAGAAATCATTCAATTCGTTGTAACATTAAAATGAACCGCAGTGCTGGTAAATCCGGCAAAAACGCCGAGACCATTTTTAATATTTGTTTTGGGCTCGTTCAAATTACGGGAATCTTGCAAACCAAAAACGTATAAATCAGCATATTCCTGGTTGACCTTATAAACACGCACTTCATAATTACCCTTGTAGGTTAAGTCAAAACGCCGGATTACATATTCGTTGTCCTGGATCGGTCGCGAGCGAAAACTTCTAAATCGATTGAAGAGGTCACCAAATCGTTCATTGATAAACACTAAATTGGTTTCGGTATTTTCAATAATGACAAAGTAGTAGGTGTCTTCATTTTCCAGATCCCACCTTACCCGAACAGTAGAAGTATCAAAACGTGAGGCAAAGAAATCCGTAGAAATCACATAATTTTCCGTTGAGATATTAACGTTTAAGGGCGCATCCGGAATAATCGTTTCACCAGTGATAATTTCGTTATCATAATCAACGATAATCTTAAAATTGTCACCGATATTTACATTCAAATCATTTCCCGGGTAATGGTAGTAACCTTCACCTCCGGGTGTCGATACAAGCTGGTAGAGTTGGCCGGCTTTTTCCAGTGATACCATGGCATTATTAATTGGGACACCAGCGGTATCTTCCGAGGTGATGGCATAGGTAGTCGACAAATGAATATCCGTGACGGCTTCATTTGTATACAGATAAGCTTGAACAACTACCTTATCCGTTTCAGGCAAAAGCGGAGAACTTTCTTCACATCCCATGAAGTTAACCGCAATAGCAATCATTCCTAACCAAACGAATTTTTTCATGATTATTTCCTCTTTAATTTTCATTTATGAATATTGCATATATCATATTTTTTTGACAGGATTTACAGGATCGACGAAGATATTACGACAATAATCAAATCTCGATAGTTTTTTATCAATTATGTATATCCTGTTTATCCTGTCTAAAAAACCTTTATTTCATTGCAACCCTGAATGTCAACGTCGGAGTAAAACCGAGTGTTGTAACATTCCGAACAATAACAGGACTTGTGTCTAAAACATATTCACGGTACCAAACATTGCCTCGATTGTAAAGGTTGAAAATCGATAACCCCAGGTTAAAATTCATTGTTTCGCTGCTGAATTTCCTGGTGACGCTCAAATCAAACCGGTGGTATTCAGGCAAGCGGTTTGCGTTTTTATCACTTACGTTAATGTAGCTTCTAGTATTTCCATCGATCAAAGCGATGGAATATTGTGCTTCAGGAGAGGTAAACGGAGCGCCCGAAGCATAGACCCAGGTCGCCGCCAGGTTCCATTTACCCATGCCGTAATTTCCAACCAATTTCAATTCATGTTTCCTGTCCTGGTCCGCAGGATACGGTTCGCCATCGTTGAAAACATCGAGAGTGTATTCGACTTTTGCCAGGGTGTAACTCAACCAGCCGCTGAGCCGGCCACTCTTTTTCTGGGCCAGGAATTCGATACCTTGCGAAATCCCGGTTCCGAGAAAAAACAGGTCTTCCGGGTCCATATTCGGTCCTCGCCGAAATCGCTGGGAAAATTCAGCCACACCATCCAAATCTTTATGGTAGGCTTCTACATCGAACAGGTAATCGGGATTTTCATAGCTGATGCCAAGAATTCTATGCTCGGCATATCCCGGGTCCAGCTGTTCGTCGGCCAACAGCCAAAAATCCCGGTTGCCTTCCAAAACATTCTCGTTAACAATCCGATTGACGAATTGATGATACTGTCCCCAGGCTCCCTTCAAAGCAATATTTCTATTTAGATTAAGGCTAAATGAAGCGCGGGGCTCCCAGTACGTCGTTTTTGTCGGTTCGTAATTCGTACTTCGAACACCGATTGTTATGGCCAATGGTTTTAGCACATTCCATTGATCCTGAAAATAGAATGAGGTTTGTGCCGCTTCATCATCCCGATCGAGGATATTGACGGTATCATTCACTGTAAAATTCAGGAAGACATCCGATTTCGTACGGCTGAAACCAAACTCGAATTTGTGAGCCGACGTCAACTGGTATTCATTTTCTAAACGGAGAGTAAAATCTGTGACTTCATTTTCTTCCCGGGAGCTAAATGCACGTCGAATCGTATTTTGATTTGCATTGGTAGTACTAAAACCACTGGCGCTTTCGCTCTTGTAGCTAGAGTAGGCAACCAGGAAATTCGAATAGAGTCGATCACTCCAGACTTTTGCCCACTTGCCACTAAAACCTGTATTCCCCCATTGAGTGATATCTGATATGGATGCACTGGCAGATGAATCACTTCCTGCTGCTGTCGGCCTACGAAAATTGAGTTGGCCCAAATCCTGCGATTCATCCAGGTTATCCCGGCCATTGTATAGACTAAAAGACAAAATATCATTTTTTGTAAGAGAATAAGTTAGCTTGCTATTGAGATCGTAATAGTAGAAATCCGGCACAAATGTTTCCTGCTGGGGCGCCTGGCGTGGCCCGCCGCGACGGCCGCCACCAGGTCCGAGTGGTTGTTGTGTTTGGGTATTCTCTTCGGAATCGTCGCCGTTGTTTTTCCCGCTTACGGCATTATAAATACTATCATAAATACCGCTGTTGATAAAATCCGTGTAAGATCGGCGAAATGATATAAGCCAGGCGCCCTTACCGCCAATTGGAAATTGCAGAAGGCCGCTGCCACTAAGCAAGCTTGCATTTCCTACCGCCTGAAAATTATCATAGCTGCCGGATTTGCCGGTGAGCTCCACGACACTGGAAGTTCTACCGCCAAATTTTGCCGGAAACCCACCTTTGAAAACGCGAACATCTTTAACCGCTTCAGCATTGAAAGCGCTGATGAAACCAAAAAAGTGATCGACATTGTAAATTGTCATGCCATCATACAAAACCAAATTTTGGTCCGGAGTGCCGCCACGAATATACAAGCCGGCATTGCCATCGTTGACGGCGCTAATGCCAGGCAAAAGCTGCAATGAACGAAAAATATCTACTTCAGCGATGGCTGGTAATTTCGCAATTTCCCTGGGTGAAATTCTGAGCTGGCTTACGGTTTTCGATACTTCCATCGTTTGCAGGTTTTCGGCAGTAATAATAACTTCATCCCCCGATATGATTTTTTGCTTCATTTTGATGGTTAACGATTCCATCCCTTTTTTGGCTTCCAGGGGCAGCTCAAAAGCTTCATAACCGATGTAGTGAACAAGCAAGGTACAAGGTCCAACCGGCATATTAACCAGGACGAAATAACCATTCACATTCGATGCGGTGCCATATTTTCTGCCTTTGACTGTGATATTGGCGTAAGGCAATGTTTCACCGGATTTGGTGTCCCTGACATAACCTTTTATATTCACTTTCTCTATTTTCTGTGCTGTGGCAATACTCGTTACGATCATGAAAGGCAAGATCAAAAAAACAGTAAACTTTAATTTTCCCATTTTATTTCCTTTCTAACTAATTTTTTAAATACAATTTCTCTTGAACGAATCGAAAATAATTAACCTGGATAATTCATGAACCGCAAAGACGCAAAGACCGCCAAGAGGAAATTGTGATATTTTTTAAGTATTTATCATTTGAACTATAGTTGCTTAGTTTCCAAAACATTTTTTAGTGTAACTTTTTGTTTCTTTGCATCTAAGCGCCTTCGCGGTGAAAATTTATGAATATCTTCTCTATTATAAATAATACGAATGAATCTTCATTGACCCTTTGTTAAATTCCTGAATATCGATAAATTTTTTTAGATTATTGCCGGACTCACGGAACCCAATGAATTCTAGTTTTGATATTTGAAATCAGGAGTTAACTATCAGGCATTTATTTCGCATGAACCTAAATACAAATGGCACTTGCAATACGTTCCGCATTTGTGACTAGCACCGTATAGATGGGATTAAATATGGATGATTGAGATGAATGGGTTCTGTAAAAACAATCACCTTATTAATCCTCCAACTCTGTATGCTTTGCATTGTATTCTTCTAAGTATTTTCCATTTACGGCATCGAAAGGCTTGTCATGGCCGGGGATAATGATCCCTTGAAACTCTCCGATCTTCTGTTGGCTCTCCAGATACAGATGATTGTTATGGCAATACGGAAAATCAATTTTGTTCAAGCGGAAGGCAGATTTTGTAGTGAGGGCATCACCCGTAACCAGAAACGACTTTTCGGGAGTATCGATTTGAAATGCATAATGCCCTATCGAATGGCCGGGAGTCGGGATAGCTTGAATGAAATCAAAAGGCCAATCCTCCTCAATATAATGGATCTGTTCGGTATTTCCCACAAGGTCATCTTGCCATTGCAAAGACATCTGCTGTGATAATGGACCATACAACTCAATTTGCTTCTCGTTAAACTGTGGATAAAAAGATTTTATGATATCCGAAATCAATTTCTGGTCAGCGCCATGAAATTCATTCATATAATCCCGTTGAAAAAAATAATCTCGTTCACTCATATAAATCTCAGCCTGTGGAAAATGCTGATTACCACCGACATGATCCAAATGCACATGCGTGTTCAAAACATAATGGATATCAAAAGCGGATAATCCCATTTTATTCAAAACATATACGATCTCATGTTGATTTACAAAACCGGTATCGATAAGAAAATTTGTTTTGTCAATTTGGACCAACGTGGATGAAATTTGAATGACCTGGGTAGTTTCTTCATTTGAGTTGTTAATGAAGGTAAAAAAATGGGTAATATCCATGAACTAAAATCTCCGAAATAAAACTTCAACCTAAAAATTCAATTCAGAACAATACCCAATGAATATTTGATTAGAAAACAAATTCTTAAACCTTCAGTGTTTTGCATTATTCATAAATTCTGCCACCAATACTCTAAGACACTAAGATTGTATAACTTAGAAGAACTACGATTAAAAACCGAGTTTCTTTCGATTTATATTATAAAACTTATTTTCTTTTTTTTTTCAATACTTTGTGCCTTTGAGCCTTTGCGGCTATGATTTGTTCAGGTTAATAAATCAAAAAACAATATTGTTGAAAATTTGGGTAACGGCAAGAAATTTATCTAAGTACGGGAGCTAAAACCAGGTTTTGTGGTTCCGAATAGCTAACCTGGATAATTCATGAAATTATGTTTTTAAGCTTAAAACACCCAATGTTATCCAGGCCCACAGACCCCCGAATGCTTTCAGGCTGATCAAAAACCCTAAAAAATGTCACCCCCGAATGCTTTTATCGGGGGTCTAGTTGCATTAGTTAAGCAAAAATGGACACCTGCTTATGACATGTAGCGGTGAAAAACCGGTTCCCGTCCCGCCTGGGCGGGACTATCGGGAATCTTGTTACACCTAAAAAATAGAAGGGGAAACTCCTTCCCTTGCAGTCAGTATGCCGGACATTGCAATGACGCCCATGTTTTTTGTGCTCTCATGATGATGGTTTCCAACTCTTTCAAGAAATCTCTTGACTTCCAATTCAGCAACTAGTAAAATGCAAGAGTATAGGATCATATTAAGAAACCCACTTTCATCTAATCAGAGAGGAATGATATGTTGAAGCGTCTTTTGTTTGCATGTATCACAACCCAGTTGCTTTTAGTCGCCTGTAGTTCAGAAAAGCCCTCGTCTACTTTTGACATAAGGGCATTTGTAGGAGCGAGCATTATTGATGGCAGCGGCCGTGAAACCATCGCAAATGGGGTATTGGTGGTTAGCGCTGGTCGCATCGAAGCTGTTGGGTCTGCCGAGACCGTCCGGATACCGGCTGATGCAGAACGCATCGATGTCAGTGGGAAGTTCATTATTCCCGGGTTAATCAATACCCACGGCCATGTTGGCGGCACCCTAGGACTCGAGGGTGGCCATTATTCCGAGGAAAATATCTTGCGGCAACTCCGCCTGTACGCTCGTTATGGCGTTACCACTGTCAATAGCCTTGGCGGAGATGGTGATGCGGGCGCAGCTTTGCGGGCCGGGCAAAATAATCCCGATTTGGACCGGGCGCGCTTACTGGTTGCCGGCGCTGTAGTTACCGGTGAAACAGTGGCGGAAGTAAAAGCCGTAATCGATCAGAATGCAGCTATGAAGGTAGATTTTATCAAAATTCGTGTAGACGATAATCTCGGCTCCACCAAGAAAATGCCGCCTGAGATTTACCAGGCTGTGATCGAATATGCTCACCAGAAAGGTTTGCGGGTCGCATCTCACTTATTTTATTTGGACGATGCAAAATCACTTCTAAATAGCGGTGTGGATTTTATCGCCCACAGTGTTCGTGACCGGGAAGTGGATGATGAGTTTATCCGGATGCTAAAGTCAAAGGGCATTGGCTACTGTCCGACATTGACCCGTGAAGTGTCTACATTCGTTTATGAAAACGTGCCGGATTTCTTCGACGATCCTTTCTTCTTAAAAGAAGCGGATGCTCAGGTTCTCGAACAGCTTAAAGCTTCGGAACGTCAAAATCGGATAAGAAATAGTGAGGCTGCGCAGCAATACAAGAAAGCGCTGGAAGTGGCTTCTGTCAATTTAAAGAAACTGGCGGATGCCGGAGTAAAGATTGCTTTTGGTACGGATTCTGGACCGCCGGCGCGATTCCAGGGTTATTTCGAGCATCTGGAATTGGAGCTGATGGCTAAAGCCGGACTTTCCCCAAAACAAATCATCGTTTCAGCTACCGGCGATGCCGCCGGCAGTCTTGGATTGGAAGACGTTGGGACGCTTGAACCGGGAAAATGGGCGGATTTTATTGTGCTTACGGATAATCCTCTAGAAGATATTAAAAATACTCGCAGCATAGAATCTGTTTGGATTGCCGGGAATCGCGTGCCGGAGAGAAAGTAGTAGTAAGTAATTATTTGAGCTGGAATTTAGAAGTGCACAAATAATTGGGCTGAAATATATTTGAGTCTACTCTAAAACCGATTCCATCGTTTTCCTAGAAAAATTTGATACATAAAAATAAATACTATGAGAGCGATGGAATCGGTATCCCCACCTTTTTAGAATAAAGCCATATTTCAATCTCAAGAAACATCTCGAATTCTTCAATCAATAATTTTTTCATAAATTTTATTTTGATCGACTCATTTCTTTCCCCTTGACTTTTCCATACCCTCGCAGTACATTTTTTTCATTGCGGGATTTATTGTGAGGTTAACTTTGCGCCGGGACTATTCAAAATCTCAAAAACCTAAATTACCGGATGTAATTCGTTTTTCCATTCGTACAAAACAGTACAGCTATCCTATTCGTTCTGTTCTAACTTTATCAACCATCTTTCCGTCATGGAGGTATCGTCGAACTTCCGATTATGATGAGTTAGTAAATTATTAGGAGTATTAAAATGAAGCTTTCCTTAAAATCAACGCAGATGTTGGTCGGGTTACTCTGTATTTTTGTGTTTTACGAAGTAGCCAAACCCTATCAATCGTCCAATGAAAATCTCACTCAGTATGAAAAGTTGTACGATCAGTTAATGCATTTGGAACCAGATTTCAACCAATCCGCTTTTGTACAAAATTTTACGTTTCAACGTGATGTCGGCAAATTTACCCTGGCTAGTGGCAAGCTTTATTTGTGCAAACCGGTTATGAACCGTGTTTGCGCCGCAGTTTTTGTAGGAAACGGCCAATTTCAATTCACACCACCGATTGAAGCAGAGCGTAAGCAGCTCTACCGGTTTTATGAAACCGAATCGCTTAATCAGGAATTCAACTTCCTATTTATCATTTTTGCAGACAGAACCCTGTTGGAGTTCTACAAAAAATTGACATTTACCAGTAATCAGGTTGATAAGGATGTGATCAAACAGGTAAAGTACGCTTTGAAATATATGGGGAAACCCAAAAGGAAAGAATTCGACCCTGAGATCATGAAAACATTCCTCGATTTTGAAAGCAATGGTCTTTTTTACGCTCATTTCAGCAAGAAGAAATCCAACCCCATGTTTTTCGTAATCGATCCCTATGAACCCGAAGAGATTCGTTTTATGCGCAGACCCAAACGCGATCGCTTCGGTGAATCACGAGAAATTGTTTCCCAGTTCCACAAAAATCGAGATTATCAATTAGGTGTAGATTTGAGTTATGAATCCAAAGAGACCATAAAGGTATTGGACTACAAAATAGACGTCGACATCCCCAAAAACTTTAATTTTTCCGCTTCAGCCGAAATCAAATTCAGCGCTATTGGAGACGAGCAACGCTGGATTTATTTCAACCTGTACCATGACTTGGAAGTGGATTCAGTTTCAGGGGCCGACGGCCAAAAAGTCGAATTCTTTAAAGGAAAAGAAAATCCGTATGTTTGGCTAGAATGCAGTCCTCCATTGGAAAAGAATCAATCTTATTCGATAAAAATCTATTACCACGGTGAGTTATTTACTGTGAGGGAAGACTGGGTTTTTATTAAATCATCAATCGGTTGGTATCCCCGCATCAACGTCCGAAAGAAAGCGACTTTCGATCTCACTTTTCATACGCCAGCCGATTTTGATTTTGTTAGTGTGGGCAAGAAGGTATTTACTGAAACCAAGGATAAAGTCACAACGACTAGATGGATTGCTAAAAAGCCGATTCGTAACGCTTCCTTTAATATTGGTAAGTTCAATAAATACAGCCTCAAAGATGAGAAAATCCCACCTACAACCGTCTATAGCACAAAATCTTATCCGAGGTCAATGGACCGTCTTAGAATCAATAGAGAAACCGAAATAGAGGTTGGATCGGATATCGGAAATAGTATGGGATTCTTTCAACAGATGTTTGGGAAGAGCCCGGTGGATGCGTTTTATGCTACAGAAATCCCGGGTTTTCATGGAGAGGCTTTTCCTGGCCTTATACACTTATCCTGGGCTACGTTTCAACTTTCTGTGTTTAATCGATTTCAGAGTGACGCCAGAGGCTACGCACAGATCTTTCGAGCTCACGAGGTGGCGCATCAATGGTGGGGAATCGGTGTGGATTTTAGAACTTACCACGACCAATGGCTCAGCGAAGGCTTCTCACAATATTCCGGAATATGGTATATGCAACTCATCCTGGAAGATAACGAAAAATTCTTCGAAATTTTGAAGGAGTGGCGAGATGAGATCATGAGAAATCGTAAAAATTTGTTTGGCAGCGGTCAGGAAGCCGGACCGATTTGGCTCGGTTACCGAACCAGCAGCAGTTCTACGCGCGGGGATTATAGCCTCATCGTCTACAGGAAAGGAGCCTGGGTACTTCACATGCTGCGTAACATGCTTATCGATCTGAAAACGATGAATGAAGATAGGTTTATGAATCTCATGAAAGATTTTTACACAACTTATCTGCATAAGCAAGCTTCTACTCAGGATTTTCAAAAAATAGTGGAAAAACATGCCGGTATGGATATGGAGTGGTTTTTCAAGCAATGGGTCTATGGCACTGATATACCTACCTATAAATTCGCCTACAAAAGTGAAAAAACCCCGGAAGGCAAATACAAAGTCATGTGTCGGGTCGAACAGTTGGACGTGCCGGTTGACTTTCAAATGATCGTGCCTCTGCACATAGAATTTTCAGAAGGCCGTTACTATAAACTAAAAATATGGGTTAAAGGACCTCTCTCCGAAATGCAGCTTCCGCTTATGCCGTACAAGCCTAAGAAAATTGTTTTCAACGATATGGAATCTGTTTTGTGTAAAGTCAAAAATGTAAAATATAAATGATCGATGTATAAAACGTTATTCTGAAGTTTATATGGTTATTTGCAAAACCATTAAGTTTTCATAATTATGAATGAAATAACATTTATTTTCATGGGGTTATTATTAGTTAGCCCGCAGAAAGTTTTTAGGATTCGTGAGAGAAGGGTTTAATAATGGGCAATAGGGATTTGGCCAAATCTTTTAAGAAGTTCTGTCCAAAGTGTGAACATTTTCAAGAAGAGACTGGCGTCTGCAGAAAATTTTATTTTAATGTTCGCGACTACCCAAAAAAATTTATTAAAAAGTGTAATGGCGATTATTTTAACGAGGATAAAACGAAAGTAGTACAAGAAATTGATAAACTTGATACGATAACTGAGCTGGACAATGAGACAGAAGTATTCGAAGAGGAACATGATAATTCTGATGAAGATATCAGATTTGTGACCGTTTTTCAGCCTGAAAATGAATATGAACATATTACTGCAATTCCCTTGCTTGAAAATGCTGGTATCATATATTATTCAAAAAATGCTTTGCTGCAAAACTTATTCGGGGTCGGTAAAATAGGATCGGGATATAACTTGGTTACTGGACCTATTCTAATGCAAGTAGCAGAAAAAGATTACGAAAAGGCTCAAAAAGTCTTGTTCGGGGAAGATATACTAAAAGAATTAGGTGATTACCAAATACCTGAACTTTGTCCTGCTTGTGGGAGTCAAACAAAAGATACATCTAAATGTCCGGAATGTGGATTAGCTCTCATTCCGTCAGAGGATTCAGATGATTATGAGGAATTCCTTGATAAACAGAAAGAAGCAACATCAATAGCGAAGAAATCTGTTATCTATAGTTTACTTCGGATTTTTGGCATCGGGTCTGCGCTTGGAATTTATTATGGCATTAAATCTCTTCAGATGATTAATTCGTCAAGCAAAGCAACAAAAGTGAAGATCGTAGCTATAGGTGGGATAATCATTGGTCTAATGGGATTATTAAGCTCTTTATTGCAATTCTTTTATTAAGAGTTTGTGCTACATCTCTCAAAGGTATTATTTTTGCATTAGTGAACAAAACCTCCAGGATATAAATTATGCAGCATAAATCGACTGGTTTTATATTATGAAAACACAGTATAAAACGCCCATTCCGATGTTTATAGGGTTATTTGCAAAACCCAATAAATTTTCATCATTATGAATGTTATAACAAGTGTTTTCGCGGGTCTTTTTATTAGTTATGAGCTATCTACAATAGACTACATATTATAACTCAGCATATGAATTACACAACAGGTGATTACTAAATATAAGGATTGGATGTGCTCGATAGTATACAAGAGTTCTTAGAAAAAATGGTTGCAGCGATAGAAAAATTGAGTCGCAGATTTGATCGATTTTATAAAGCCATCATAGGTTTTATTGAAGCGATTGTAAAGTGGCTTACTGATTTTGTAGATAGGCTCAAAGAATATATTGTACGCTTATTTAACGCGCTTGTAAAACTTGCAAAGCCACTTCTAAAGTTAGGCTTGTTTTATTTACCCGGCCTATTCTTTCTAATAATTGGGTAGTACATCATCGGAATAATCTATTTAATCGTCATTACTTCGATTGGTTTATTCTACAAAAGGTAAAAAAAGAAAGTCAGCAAACAGAGAATTAAAAGTATATGAAATCAACGAATCGGTAGATATCGAAATGGTAACTATTAAATTTTGTTCTGTTCTAAATCAAAAGCCGCCGGAGAGAAAACAGAAGTAAGTGATTATTTGACCTGGAATTTAGAAGTTGCACAAATTATTGGGTATTTAACGATTGCCGCCGAAAACCAGTTTTTTTGCTTTTGGGAGAAATATTTACATTAATGAACAAAACCCCCTGTATAATTATGCACCATAAATCGACTGGTTTTATGTTATGAAAAAACAGTATAACAACGCCCAATCCGATGTTTATATGATTATTTGCAAAAAATGAAAATTTCTGATTTTAATAAAAATGGATTTTTGAGTCATGAAATTGAATCATGGACCAAAGATCAAAACTTTTCAAATGATGAATTTTATA
This is a stretch of genomic DNA from candidate division KSB1 bacterium. It encodes these proteins:
- a CDS encoding DUF4249 family protein — encoded protein: MKKFVWLGMIAIAVNFMGCEESSPLLPETDKVVVQAYLYTNEAVTDIHLSTTYAITSEDTAGVPINNAMVSLEKAGQLYQLVSTPGGEGYYHYPGNDLNVNIGDNFKIIVDYDNEIITGETIIPDAPLNVNISTENYVISTDFFASRFDTSTVRVRWDLENEDTYYFVIIENTETNLVFINERFGDLFNRFRSFRSRPIQDNEYVIRRFDLTYKGNYEVRVYKVNQEYADLYVFGLQDSRNLNEPKTNIKNGLGVFAGFTSTAVHFNVTTN
- a CDS encoding TonB-dependent receptor, whose translation is MGKLKFTVFLILPFMIVTSIATAQKIEKVNIKGYVRDTKSGETLPYANITVKGRKYGTASNVNGYFVLVNMPVGPCTLLVHYIGYEAFELPLEAKKGMESLTIKMKQKIISGDEVIITAENLQTMEVSKTVSQLRISPREIAKLPAIAEVDIFRSLQLLPGISAVNDGNAGLYIRGGTPDQNLVLYDGMTIYNVDHFFGFISAFNAEAVKDVRVFKGGFPAKFGGRTSSVVELTGKSGSYDNFQAVGNASLLSGSGLLQFPIGGKGAWLISFRRSYTDFINSGIYDSIYNAVSGKNNGDDSEENTQTQQPLGPGGGRRGGPRQAPQQETFVPDFYYYDLNSKLTYSLTKNDILSFSLYNGRDNLDESQDLGQLNFRRPTAAGSDSSASASISDITQWGNTGFSGKWAKVWSDRLYSNFLVAYSSYKSESASGFSTTNANQNTIRRAFSSREENEVTDFTLRLENEYQLTSAHKFEFGFSRTKSDVFLNFTVNDTVNILDRDDEAAQTSFYFQDQWNVLKPLAITIGVRSTNYEPTKTTYWEPRASFSLNLNRNIALKGAWGQYHQFVNRIVNENVLEGNRDFWLLADEQLDPGYAEHRILGISYENPDYLFDVEAYHKDLDGVAEFSQRFRRGPNMDPEDLFFLGTGISQGIEFLAQKKSGRLSGWLSYTLAKVEYTLDVFNDGEPYPADQDRKHELKLVGNYGMGKWNLAATWVYASGAPFTSPEAQYSIALIDGNTRSYINVSDKNANRLPEYHRFDLSVTRKFSSETMNFNLGLSIFNLYNRGNVWYREYVLDTSPVIVRNVTTLGFTPTLTFRVAMK
- a CDS encoding MBL fold metallo-hydrolase yields the protein MDITHFFTFINNSNEETTQVIQISSTLVQIDKTNFLIDTGFVNQHEIVYVLNKMGLSAFDIHYVLNTHVHLDHVGGNQHFPQAEIYMSERDYFFQRDYMNEFHGADQKLISDIIKSFYPQFNEKQIELYGPLSQQMSLQWQDDLVGNTEQIHYIEEDWPFDFIQAIPTPGHSIGHYAFQIDTPEKSFLVTGDALTTKSAFRLNKIDFPYCHNNHLYLESQQKIGEFQGIIIPGHDKPFDAVNGKYLEEYNAKHTELED
- a CDS encoding amidohydrolase family protein — encoded protein: MLKRLLFACITTQLLLVACSSEKPSSTFDIRAFVGASIIDGSGRETIANGVLVVSAGRIEAVGSAETVRIPADAERIDVSGKFIIPGLINTHGHVGGTLGLEGGHYSEENILRQLRLYARYGVTTVNSLGGDGDAGAALRAGQNNPDLDRARLLVAGAVVTGETVAEVKAVIDQNAAMKVDFIKIRVDDNLGSTKKMPPEIYQAVIEYAHQKGLRVASHLFYLDDAKSLLNSGVDFIAHSVRDREVDDEFIRMLKSKGIGYCPTLTREVSTFVYENVPDFFDDPFFLKEADAQVLEQLKASERQNRIRNSEAAQQYKKALEVASVNLKKLADAGVKIAFGTDSGPPARFQGYFEHLELELMAKAGLSPKQIIVSATGDAAGSLGLEDVGTLEPGKWADFIVLTDNPLEDIKNTRSIESVWIAGNRVPERK